A single genomic interval of Juglans regia cultivar Chandler chromosome 1, Walnut 2.0, whole genome shotgun sequence harbors:
- the LOC108992681 gene encoding DNA topoisomerase 2-alpha-like: MVGGASRRDESLVINSSNVFAALGSLKKKKKKPSEKEHTGSSTGKSATSNKLAGKEKEKEEEVFWAPAKLTVKSWADVDDDDDDDYYATTAPPESVWSAAADSKVVKESDAEHAEEESESEEEGLDEFDDDVEEEHEIEPEAPVEAETVIKIPPEASLAPKDTERQLSKKELKKKGLEELEAALAELGYTNKETSGQDGTHGGEQEKKVENLNGEVEKKANVTGESKSAKKKKKKDKSSKEPKESQDQPQGADAEDATEEAAGSEKVEDTSSIDVKERLKKVASMKKKKSSREMDAAARAAASEAAARSAKLAAAKKKEKNYYNQQPMR, from the exons ATGGTGGGAGGAGCGAGCAGGAGGGACGAATCGCTGGTCATAAACAGCTCGAACGTGTTCGCCGCGCTCGggagcttgaagaagaagaagaagaagccatCCGAGAAGGAACATACGGGTTCTTCCACCGGTAAAAGCGCGACGTCGAATAAGCTCGCggggaaggagaaggagaaggaggaggaggtgttCTGGGCCCCGGCGAAGCTGACGGTGAAGTCGTGGGCTGATGTCgacgatgatgatgacgacgattACTACGCGACCACGGCACCGCCCGAATCGGTCTGGAGCGCTGCCGCTGATTCCAAGGTTGTGAAGGAGAGCGACGCCGAGCATGCGGAGGAG GAAAGTGAAAGTGAGGAAGAAGGCCTTGATGaatttgatgatgatgttgaggaagAACATGAAATTGAACCGGAGGCACCAGTAGAAGCTGAGACTGTTATTAAGATTCCTCCTGAAGCTTCTTTGGCTCCTAAAGATACTGAAAGGCAGCTATCAAAGAAGGAACTGAAGAAGAAAGGGCTTGAAGAACTTGAAGCTGCTCTTGCTGAATTAGGATATACCAACAAAGAGACCAGTGGCCAAGATGGAACCCATG GTGGTGAACAAGAGAAGAAAGTAGAGAATCTAAATGGAGAGGTAGAAAAGAAGGCAAATGTTACAGGGGAGAGCAAAAGTgcgaaaaagaagaaaaagaaggataAATCTTCAAAGGAGCCAAAAGAATCCCAAGACCAGCCTCAGGGTGCTGATGCTGAAGATGCAACAGAAGAAGCTGCTGGGAGTGAAAAGGTAGAAGATACATCTTCTATTGATGTTAAGGAGCGGCTAAAAAAAGTTGCAtctatgaagaagaaaaaatcaagCAGAGAGATGGATGCTGCTGCCCGAGCCGCAGCTAGTGAGGCTGCTGCAAGGAGTGCAAAGCTTGCTGCtgcaaagaaaaaagagaaaaattactATAATCAGCAGCCAATGCGGTGA
- the LOC108992665 gene encoding omega-hydroxypalmitate O-feruloyl transferase — protein MALPWVQELHFPHLNISITVDRMLSVMPSRPVPAKLGDSLYLSNLDDTIGARVFTPTVYFYRSDNVNSGQRSSVMEILQDALAEILVPYYPLSGKLRETKNGKLEVFFGTEQGAIMVEAHCKMALADLGDLTVPNPAWEPLIFKFPNEEPYKVLDMPLVIAQVTFFSCGGFSLGLRLCHCICDGIGAMQFVGAWAATAKAGILLTDPEPCWDRELFLPRNPPRVKFPHVEFMRIEDGSSLTMSLWQAKPVQKCYRVSREFQTHLKALAQPDGAAACTTFDAMAACIWRTWVKALDVKPLEYELRLTFSVNARRKLQNPPLKDGFYGNVVCVACASSSVSQLVNGQISDTMHLVREARLNVSEEYLRSTLDYIEMNRPKRLEFGGKLTITQWTRFCIYESADFGWGIPVYAGPIDLTPTPQVCVFLPDGKADPNGTMVVCICLPEAVSEKFTEYLCLMGNENCT, from the coding sequence ATGGCTCTTCCGTGGGTTCAAGAGCTCCATTTCCCTCACCTCAACATCTCTATAACCGTTGATCGTATGCTTTCTGTCATGCCCTCGAGGCCTGTTCCTGCTAAACTTGGTGACAGCCTTTACCTCTCTAACCTCGATGATACGATTGGAGCACGTGTTTTCACCCCTACAGTATACTTCTATCGATCAGATAATGTGAATTCCGGGCAAAGATCTTCTGTCATGGAAATACTACAGGATGCTCTTGCCGAAATCCTAGTCCCTTACTATCCTTTATCAGGTAAGCTTAGAGAGACTAAGAACGGTAAGTTAGAAGTGTTTTTTGGAACAGAACAAGGGGCAATCATGGTTGAGGCACATTGTAAAATGGCCTTGGCAGATTTAGGAGACCTCACAGTGCCAAACCCTGCTTGGGAACCATTGATCTTCAAGTTCCCTAACGAGGAGCCGTACAAAGTTCTTGACATGCCATTGGTCATAGCTCAGGTAACATTCTTTAGCTGTGGTGGCTTCAGCCTAGGCTTGAGGCTCTGCCATTGTATTTGTGATGGAATTGGTGCCATGCAATTTGTTGGGGCTTGGGCTGCCACAGCAAAAGCAGGTATCTTATTAACAGACCCTGAGCCATGTTGGGACAGGGAACTCTTTCTGCCTCGCAACCCTCCAAGAGTGAAATTCCCACACGTTGAGTTCATGAGAATTGAAGATGGCTCGAGCCTGACAATGTCTCTGTGGCAAGCCAAGCCTGTTCAGAAATGTTACCGGGTTAGCCGGGAATTCCAGACTCACCTGAAAGCTCTGGCTCAACCAGATGGTGCTGCTGCATGCACTACCTTTGATGCTATGGCTGCTTGTATATGGAGGACATGGGTTAAAGCACTTGATGTAAAACCACTAGAATATGAGCTCCGGCTAACATTTTCCGTCAATGCTCGCCGGAAGCTGCAAAACCCACCATTAAAAGACGGGTTTTATGGCAATGTGGTGTGTGTTGCATGCGCATCCAGCAGTGTCTCGCAGCTTGTAAATGGCCAGATCTCGGACACCATGCATTTAGTTCGGGAAGCACGACTCAATGTTTCAGAGGAGTATTTGAggtctacattagattatatcgAAATGAACAGGCCAAAAAGGCTTGAATTTGGAGGAAAATTGACAATTACCCAGTGGACTAGATTTTGCATATACGAATCTGCAGATTTTGGTTGGGGAATTCCAGTATATGCTGGTCCTATAGATCTGACTCCTACACCTCAAGTTTGTGTGTTCCTCCCAGATGGGAAGGCTGATCCTAATGGCACAATGGTGGTATGCATTTGCCTGCCGGAGGCCGTTTCTGAGAAGTTTACAGAGTATTTGTGCCTGATGGGCAATGAAAATTGTACGTAA
- the LOC108992686 gene encoding polyadenylate-binding protein-interacting protein 6-like: MKQGTSSLNPNAASYIPLFKQGANIEGKVSGSTTEDSLKNGYKTSWSGCPPEGYSGIDQRYLQAGMDYGIHGFKGPLIGNEFMEKGLPTSSELTKKHSIDEDSEMDMAYLTIMFPNMSEQSLADVYSANAGDLEASIEMLNELELCPVDFSEHLPDSLDIGDVSEQKVTEGSYSNLKSIFPGEASGSSAGPSDSGS, translated from the exons ATGAAGCAAGGAACATCATCCTTAAATCCGAATGCAGCATCATACATACCACTTTTTAAGCAAGGAGCAAATATTGAGGGTAAAGTTTCTGGGTCAACAACAGAAGATTCTTTGAAGAATGGTTATAAGACTTCTTGGTCCGGTTGTCCTCCAGAAGGCTACAGTGGAATTGATCAGAGATATCTCCAAGCTGGTATGGATTATGGCATACATGGCTTCAAGGGTCCTCTCATTGGCAATGAATTCATGGAGAAGGGTCTACCTACATCCAGTGAACTGACAAAAAAGCACTCCATAGATGAAGATTCGGAGATGGACATGGCTTATCTGACAATCATGTTCCCCAATATGTCAGAACAGTCCCTTGCTGATGTTTACTCTGCTAATGCGGGTGACCTAGAAGCCTCAATTGAAATGCTGAATGAACTAGAG CTCTGTCCTGTTGATTTTTCGGAACATCTGCCGGACAGCTTGGACATTGGTGATGTGTCAGAACAGAAAGTTACCGAAGGTTCTTATTCAAACCTGAAGAGCATCTTCCCGGGGGAAGCCAGTGGGTCTTCGGCTGGTCCCTCTGATTCAGGCTCCTAA